From the genome of Kiritimatiellales bacterium:
ACTGGTTTGTGTCTGAAAACTGGTATCGGACTGAAACGGTTATCATGAAACTCTACCGTAAATATTCCGATGTTCCGGCAGCGCTTCTCATGCAGAACTCCGACGGCGCGGCCCGCTGCTGGAACTCAACCGTGCATGTAAATCCATCTTTCAGCCGCGACGGGCAACGGGTATATTTCACGGAAGTTATGGATGGAAACCGGTTTCAAGCTCGCTGGACGGATATCGGGCCGGTATTGACGGCATGGGCAAATAATCAACAAATAACATTCGAAAGAGAGGATATCATGAATACAAACATCACAAAAATGCTGGGAACCGCAGCTGCGGCAACTTCATTAACGGTTAACGTCATCGCCGGAAACATGACGGCGGAAGCCAGCAGTTTCGCCTCGACAGATAAAGGACAAATGCTGCCGGAATATGCCATAGACGGCAATCCGGCAACCATGTGGGGTGCCCAAGAAAGACGCGAATGGCTCCAAATCGATCTGGGAGAAGAGCAATTGCTTTCAGAAATTTCAATCATGTGGGGCGGTACTCAGGGGCGATGCTATATTTTCTCCATCGAAACTTCTATCGATTCTAACACATGGAAACGCGCTTATTCCGGCGAACACGACGGCATTCAGAGAGTGTTTAAAAATTATCAGTTTTCCGCCCCGCGAGCTGCGCGCTATGTGAAAATTTTCACACAGGGCTATAATCCTTCTAAAGGCGGTGGAGGCAACGGGAAGTGGACTTATATTTGCGAAGTCAAATTTAAATAAAGTTCAAGATAAGTTGACAGACTGTTTTCTGAATGCTCTTAAAGCGGTGGCGAATAGAGGTTTTTGCGGCGATGATTCGGCAGAACTTATACTCTTTAAGACAAGAGCCGTCGACCTGTGATCTCTCCGGGCTTTGAGTCTCCGTACCCCCCTGGCAAGTACCCCAAGAGAGTTCAATGTCGTTCCATCTGCGGGAGGAGTTATCTTTTCGTTTAATCACCCCGACCACAATGATTTTTTTCCGCGCCATGACCGCGCCCCTGTCATATATGCGCCGGGCGGTGAAACAGCTTTCATCTGTCTCGCCGTATTTAAACAGATTCGACGTGTCCGGTTCGCAGCACTCAGCAGTCTGCCGGCGTGCCGCAATTTGACTGTATTGCGATTTAATCCTGTCAGGACGTCACTCTTTTGTGTTTTACTAATCCATCGGGAAATAGCAGATAACATGCAGGGAGTCGTGCTCCTAAATCTATGAAACGGAAAACACGCTTGTTACTTATTTTAAGGCAAAAATACCGTAAGGGCTATTTCAATCCCATCAGCTTGTTTTGAACCTGAATAATTATCATAGAACGAAAAACTCGCAGCCATTTTTATAACCAGAGATGCATGGCATACTCATACTTCGACTTTCTCGACAGAAGGCTCCGGAAAGGGACGGGCTCGATAGTTCTATGCAGATGAATGTGTTGTAAAAAATGAGCAGATGTTTTTTAAGTGAAAAAGCAGCCCAAACACATCTGCAGCCAGCCTGGATACAGAAGATAAAAACCATAAGTTTACTGCTGAACAGCTCGTTTTATAGCAGAAAAGCTCCGGGGAGCCCGGAGCTTTATCACTGTTTGAAAACTGTAACCGTGAATTATATGATACTGTCTATCTAACATAGCGAATTACAAACGGAACCGCCATTCCGACAATAAAAAGCGTAATTGATGCCGGCTCTGGAATAATGGTAAAGGATGCCGTATACGCACGAAGGTCAAAGCCATCTCCAGCTGTTGATCCGATATCAATGGACTGATAAGAATTTTCCGCTAAGAGAATGTCTGCCGGCGATTTAGGCAATCCTCCTGTCCATGAGTACAACTCCACATTTGTACCGCTGCCATAAATGGTTCCGGCATCTGTTCCAGTTCCGGCTCCGATTCGAAGAGAGGCAAATCCGTTAAAAATAACATCGCCAGCCGATGCGCCGGAAACGTTCGTAACACCAACGAATGAGAGTCGTAACATTCCTGTGTCATTCGGATCAATAAGCAAATTATTGAGTCCCCCGTACAAGCCGGCTGACCCGTAGCTGCTTCTCATACCAACATCAGAACCATCCGTTGATGTCAAAGAAAACAGCGCATCAAAACTGATGTCTTCAATCGTAATCTGATTCGTGAGAATAACAGAACTTGCAAACGTGTTTTCGCCAAATGATGGAATAAGACAATAAACATTTTGTGAAATATCTGCTCCGGCTATTCCGCACAGTAAACAGACAGACAGAACTCCAGTCATTACTCTTTTCCAGCTACTCATTAGAACCCTCCTTGTTTTTGTTCCATAGCCTCTATCAGCACTCGCTGATCTTCTGAAAACATAATTAAGAGATATTAGATATGCAAAACCTCAACATCAGTTGTATGGTTAAATCGTTTACTCATTCAATTCGAATTGGAATTCTTAAAAAATGATGTCGCGTGAATTACGATTTAATTTGAATCACATCCCGCCGGAAACAGAGCAATCAATTAACAGGTCATATTCAGTTAACGGTTAAACTGTTTTGCATCATTTGCATAGTTGTATTTTCCAGCCGGCAGATTTATTTTGCCCCGCATGAGATGCGAACTTTTACTTGCGTCCACCGTGGCGTTTACCGGCGCCGGGATTGCAGAACGTCCGAATATTATCTGGATTATAACGGATCAGCAGCCGGCAGACCTGATGAGCTGCACCGGCAACTCCGGACTGAAAACTCCGGCGATGGACAGTCTCGCCGCCAGCGGTGTGCGATTTGAACTCGCCTATTGCGCGAATCCGATTTGCGTGCCGTCGCGTACATCCATGATGACCGGCCGCATGCCGCACGAAACCGGCGTGACATTTAATATGGACCGGTTTGATATTTTCGTACCGTCGCTCGGTGGATTCATCACGCGCGCCGGCTACGACACCGCGTACATCGGCAAGTGGCATATTCCAATGCCGGCTGAAAATCAGCAGTGGCACGGTTTTAATCTGATGCTGGAAGGCACAAAGAAGTTTAACGACCAGCACTTCGCCGCACCGGCTATCGATTTTATTAAAACAAAACGGAACAAACCGTTTTTCCTCGTCGCATCGTTTACGAACCCTCATGACATTTGCGAATGGGCGCGCGGTGCCGCCGGCGGTTTCCCGGAGGCCAGAACACGACTGTGGAATGGTAAAATTCCACCGGCACCGGCGCCGGAAAACTGCCCGCCATTACCAGAAAATTTTGAAATTCCGGCGTATGAACCGGACATTATCCGCGAATATCAGACGTGGCAGAAAGGCACCTATCCGGCGCGCGGCTGGCCGGATGAACGCTGGCGGCAGTACCGTTGGGCACTCAACAGATTAACTGAGCGCGTTGATATGGAAATCGGAAAAATTCTCGATGCACTGCGTGATGCAGGGCTTGATAAAAACACCGTGATTATTTTTACGAGCGACCACGGTGACGGCAACAGTGCGCACCAGTGGAATCAAAAAACACTGCACTACGATGAGTGCGCGCGCATTCCGTTCATCATTTCCGGCGCCGGAATCGCAAATCCCGGCGGTGTAAACTGTGCGCATCTGATTTCCACCGGCATTGATATTTTTCCAACCGTCTGCGATTACGCCGGTGCCGAAATGCCGCCGGATCTGCCGGGACGCAGTGTGCGCCCACTGGTTGAAAACCGCGCCGGCGACTGGCGCGACTGTGTTATCATTGAAAACGATCTTTCGCCGGAATACGGCCGCAGCGCCGGAATTGAAGGACGTTCACTGCGCACGCTGAAATATAAATACACCGTTTACTCTACTGGGAAAATCCGCGAACAGCTCACCGATATGAAAAATGATCCCGGCGAAATACACAACCTTGCCGTCGATCCCGCCGCCGGCGAAATTTTACAGCAGTGCCGCGAACAGCTCGCCGCTGAATTTAAAAGCACCGGTGACACATTCGTTATCCCTGGAATTTCATATGACGGCTGGATTTTAAAATGAAGCTTTATTTTGCTTTATTACGGGTACTTTGAATTAAGGGATGTTTCGTTCATGATCTGGAGCGGAAGGGGATCGAACCCTCGACCTTCGCATTGCGAACGCGACGCTCTACCAATTGAGCTACCGCCCCACAGAAGAATCGTGAATATAGGCAGACGACTTTTGCGCCGCAAGTTAAATCAAGTTGTTACATCTTTTTTAATACTCGAAACGCCGGTCAGTAGAAAAA
Proteins encoded in this window:
- a CDS encoding sulfatase-like hydrolase/transferase, with the translated sequence MRCELLLASTVAFTGAGIAERPNIIWIITDQQPADLMSCTGNSGLKTPAMDSLAASGVRFELAYCANPICVPSRTSMMTGRMPHETGVTFNMDRFDIFVPSLGGFITRAGYDTAYIGKWHIPMPAENQQWHGFNLMLEGTKKFNDQHFAAPAIDFIKTKRNKPFFLVASFTNPHDICEWARGAAGGFPEARTRLWNGKIPPAPAPENCPPLPENFEIPAYEPDIIREYQTWQKGTYPARGWPDERWRQYRWALNRLTERVDMEIGKILDALRDAGLDKNTVIIFTSDHGDGNSAHQWNQKTLHYDECARIPFIISGAGIANPGGVNCAHLISTGIDIFPTVCDYAGAEMPPDLPGRSVRPLVENRAGDWRDCVIIENDLSPEYGRSAGIEGRSLRTLKYKYTVYSTGKIREQLTDMKNDPGEIHNLAVDPAAGEILQQCREQLAAEFKSTGDTFVIPGISYDGWILK